A genome region from Yoonia vestfoldensis includes the following:
- a CDS encoding WcaI family glycosyltransferase, which translates to MNAAAQTCEPDGLNILIIGINFAPEIISTGVYTTGMAQFLARRGHNVSVVSAHPYYPEWCFRKGWPRLRYVRSALDQAHPSLSVIHCPLYVPGRPTGLRRILHHASFALTSLAPALASALSRARPDVVIVVAPSLLSALTGLIAARVSGAKTWLHIQDFEVEAALATGLLKPGGRLGRLALAFEQFVLKRFNRVSTISAPMLAKLPQKGVAQDRVRELRNWADLDLISPGPVDAKMRATLGITTPHVVLYSGNLANKQGLEILSEVARRLSHRGDITMLICGDGPMRSSLHQACKDLPNVRFAPLQPKERLGALLRAADLHLLPQIAGAADLVLPSKLKNMLASGRPVVATANPGTALADEIGDAGVITAPGDASALALAICELVDDPVRRLAMGQRGGKLVRTRWNPSVILKEFEAQLLELKDPTSS; encoded by the coding sequence TTGAACGCTGCCGCACAGACATGCGAGCCTGATGGCCTGAATATTCTCATCATCGGCATCAACTTCGCGCCGGAGATTATTTCCACAGGTGTCTACACGACAGGAATGGCCCAATTTTTAGCAAGGCGGGGCCACAACGTAAGCGTGGTTTCCGCTCATCCATACTATCCAGAGTGGTGCTTCCGGAAGGGATGGCCTCGGCTGCGATATGTCAGATCGGCATTAGATCAAGCCCATCCTAGCCTGAGCGTCATTCACTGCCCGCTCTACGTACCGGGCCGCCCAACTGGCCTGCGCCGCATTCTCCACCACGCCAGCTTTGCGCTGACGTCACTTGCCCCAGCACTCGCATCCGCCCTATCGAGAGCGCGGCCCGATGTTGTCATCGTGGTGGCTCCCTCGCTCCTTTCGGCGCTTACCGGCTTGATCGCCGCGCGCGTGAGTGGGGCCAAGACGTGGCTTCATATCCAAGACTTTGAAGTCGAGGCCGCACTTGCAACCGGGCTCCTTAAACCTGGCGGACGCCTTGGCCGCTTGGCGCTCGCATTTGAACAGTTTGTCTTGAAACGGTTTAACCGGGTCAGCACGATTTCAGCGCCAATGCTCGCCAAACTACCACAAAAAGGTGTCGCGCAAGACCGCGTTCGTGAATTGCGCAACTGGGCGGACCTCGATTTGATCTCGCCGGGACCCGTTGATGCCAAAATGCGGGCGACGCTCGGTATCACAACACCTCATGTCGTGCTCTACTCTGGCAATCTCGCGAATAAGCAGGGCCTTGAAATACTCTCAGAAGTAGCGAGGCGATTGTCCCACCGCGGTGATATTACAATGCTCATCTGCGGCGATGGTCCGATGCGCAGCTCGCTGCATCAGGCCTGCAAAGATCTACCCAACGTGAGGTTTGCACCACTTCAGCCCAAGGAACGCTTGGGTGCTCTCTTGCGCGCTGCCGACCTTCATTTGCTACCACAAATCGCGGGCGCGGCCGACCTGGTCTTACCGTCTAAGCTGAAGAACATGTTGGCATCAGGCCGGCCGGTTGTCGCCACGGCAAATCCGGGAACGGCCTTGGCGGACGAGATCGGCGATGCTGGCGTCATCACAGCGCCCGGAGATGCATCGGCATTGGCACTGGCCATTTGTGAGCTGGTCGACGACCCCGTGCGCAGGCTCGCGATGGGTCAAAGAGGTGGCAAGCTTGTGAGAACGCGATGGAACCCATCAGTGATCCTCAAGGAATTCGAAGCACAACTTTTGGAGTTGAAAGATCCAACCTCAAGCTAA
- a CDS encoding sugar transferase, producing the protein MDGGPKRQDVIELAEPCAIVTIRDTFYTRYGKRVMDVALALVLLPILLPVMALIALGMAHRGQVIFMQDRVGKDGKVFRMYKFRSMRVDAEVYLEELCASDPAIALEWELNQRLDPDPRVTKLGHILRRTKLDELPQIVNILRGDMSFVGPRPFIPSQKDMYDACPRSAVYYHLRPGVTGPWQLDRERDKRFVARANYDADYAAECAAAVDRTLLLRTALVPFKMTGR; encoded by the coding sequence GTGGACGGTGGACCCAAGCGGCAGGACGTCATAGAGCTGGCGGAGCCGTGCGCGATCGTGACAATCCGTGATACGTTCTACACGCGATACGGCAAGCGGGTGATGGATGTGGCGCTAGCTCTGGTCTTGCTGCCGATCCTCCTGCCGGTGATGGCGCTGATTGCTCTGGGCATGGCCCACAGGGGGCAGGTTATATTTATGCAAGACCGCGTCGGCAAGGACGGCAAAGTATTCCGGATGTACAAGTTCCGGAGCATGCGCGTCGACGCCGAGGTATACCTCGAGGAACTCTGCGCATCCGACCCCGCCATCGCGCTTGAGTGGGAGCTAAACCAGCGCCTCGACCCCGACCCCCGCGTCACGAAACTCGGCCACATCCTGCGCCGCACAAAGCTCGACGAGTTGCCGCAGATTGTGAACATTCTGCGGGGCGATATGTCGTTTGTGGGCCCGCGGCCATTCATTCCATCCCAGAAAGACATGTATGACGCATGCCCGCGCTCTGCTGTATACTATCACCTGCGGCCGGGCGTGACCGGGCCATGGCAGCTCGACCGTGAGCGAGACAAGCGCTTTGTCGCGCGCGCGAATTATGATGCAGACTACGCCGCAGAATGCGCTGCGGCCGTGGATCGGACGCTGCTGCTCCGGACGGCCCTTGTGCCGTTTAAGATGACGGGGCGGTGA
- a CDS encoding UTP--glucose-1-phosphate uridylyltransferase, whose protein sequence is MSNALKVTTAVFPVAGLGTRFLPATKAMPKELLPIIDRPIIQYAVEEALAAGITKFVFVTGRTKRAIADHFDAAPELERALEKAGKFDLAAAVRDTLPAHVHAVYIRQRIPLGLGHAVLCARPALGDEPFAVLLADDFIMPDPRAANPTAALSLAYAASGRSQVLLQDVPPTEVHKYGIAIRGADDESIAGLVEKPDPGQAPSTLASIGRYVFHPEIFDILAALGPGHGGEIQLADAIDILARGGRVGALPLDGTRHDCGTHLGYLGAIVAAASSHPEFGGEFRALMAESLSQSGVGA, encoded by the coding sequence TTGAGCAATGCGCTTAAAGTGACCACGGCCGTGTTTCCGGTGGCTGGACTTGGCACGCGGTTTTTACCCGCGACCAAGGCCATGCCAAAGGAACTGCTGCCGATCATAGATCGCCCAATCATCCAGTACGCTGTCGAAGAGGCGCTGGCTGCGGGTATCACAAAGTTCGTCTTCGTGACGGGGCGCACCAAGCGCGCGATTGCGGATCATTTCGACGCGGCACCCGAATTGGAGCGCGCACTGGAAAAGGCGGGCAAGTTTGATCTGGCCGCCGCCGTGCGCGACACGCTGCCGGCCCACGTCCACGCCGTCTATATCCGCCAACGCATCCCGCTGGGTCTCGGCCACGCGGTGCTCTGCGCGCGTCCAGCCCTCGGGGACGAGCCATTTGCGGTGCTGCTGGCGGATGACTTCATCATGCCCGACCCGCGAGCGGCCAACCCCACAGCGGCGCTCAGTTTGGCCTACGCCGCCAGCGGCCGATCGCAGGTTTTGCTGCAAGACGTGCCGCCGACTGAGGTGCACAAATACGGCATTGCCATTCGGGGTGCGGATGATGAGAGCATTGCGGGCCTTGTTGAAAAGCCTGATCCCGGTCAGGCGCCGTCAACGCTGGCATCCATCGGGCGCTACGTGTTCCACCCCGAGATTTTTGACATCCTCGCTGCACTCGGCCCGGGCCACGGCGGTGAAATCCAACTTGCCGATGCGATTGACATCTTGGCACGCGGCGGGCGCGTGGGTGCCCTGCCGCTTGACGGTACGCGCCACGACTGCGGCACGCATTTGGGATATTTGGGCGCGATTGTTGCGGCCGCGTCAAGCCATCCGGAGTTCGGGGGTGAGTTTCGGGCGCTGATGGCTGAGAGCTTGTCGCAATCGGGCGTGGGAGCCTGA